gtattatattttaaattgtgtcaattaattacttagtcaatggcatgtggtttttaatttttctattttttatttggtcacttataGGGCTGGAAAAAtttcccgaaaatcccaaaccaaaccgaaaaagtcccaaacccaaaccgaaatatctcaaaccaaaaccatcccaaagttcgggaatcccatcccgaaaaatactaaaattttcgatatgggattggtttccaaatcccatttgtttggtaatcccgaaatccctaaaaataccgaagtatttgGTTCcttattgacttttgggttttggttcttgaaagtcattgccatggttgctgactacttttcacaatacacttactctacacataaagatgatgaagataatgaaaattttgaacctcataggaactctatgtggtactaagtcacttatgtatcttaccatgcaatgtataaagtgtaaaatattgtactaattcattatatataaatgattatggtgcgtttaaacttctttcattaattactacatattttctacactcacaatgtttgtcagctcgttatataatcaacttaaatcagtcaaatccatcatgcaatgcatttcatttcaattttttgtgataaactaatagataattgactaaataaacatcctacaaagtttcaataaaaatttacaagttttaCTTACAATTTCCgttgtttttattcaattttatcgatatcgataatatttcgatatttccattgaaatttccatatttttagactaccgatattttcaaTATCTTAGACCATGCCTGCAACCTACTTTTGCTAACCTGTTCACACTTCACATGCACTGCACCCCGATTTCAAGTCAATTAAGGTCGAGTTGGGTCCAATATTTGATCGATCCTTCTCAGAAACGTACACATGTAGTTGTTTCACCACATCCAAATATTTCAAGGCAacctttatttgttatttgACTTTAAGGATAATCAAAAGaaatatttgataaaaattgacaTTTCCAAATTATTTATTGATAGATACAGTACTACCACTCTCTGgaatgaaattttattaaacTTTTCACACTTGCGTGTGTCAATGGATTTCCTGCATTCACACTCTGTCTCGAGGTTTCATGGTTAAGTTGCTTTTTGACTTTTGCTTCACTGTTTAATTcatccaatgaacagtaattactCTTAATGAACGGTAACTGATTTTTACATTTCCAATTCTAAATTGAATAGCCCTAACAATAGataataaaatactaatatttttttaatttataattaaaattataGTATTTACTTTGGTCAGTTTTTGTTTCCCGAGAAATGCAGAGGGAGGGAAAGAGGCTGACAACAAATCAAAATCCCCTCCGATTTGACCTCTCACACTCTGATTCCTTGTGGGTTTTTTCCTACTTTCCTTATATCATCTCCAATCCtgacctaaaaatatttagcccagaaaatttatgttttagcccagaaatagcttttctactccaaccattttgacctaaaattttagctccagattatcaaaaaatgaattaaggctattttttttaaattaacttttttttaaaaaaaaaaaattatgtagactatcctaaattaattttatgaacattttaacctaaaaatatttaaattccgataaattttgaaaaatcactaaatcaatacatgaaaatcatgataaaccacataaacttaaaaaaaaaaaattattctagccattggaaaaaaatatttaaattccgataaattttaagattattctagccattggatttaaatttggaccgttagatctttttttttaccgttagatttgattatattcgatttaagccgttggattcaataaatatataaatataaaaaaaaattgaatgtagaccgttggattaaccaacgatccaattaccaccaccacccgATAAAGAAAAGTAGCCGTTGGCTACAGGACATGGCCCACTTTTCACTCTCATATGTGGGTCCCAACAGCTTTTGTGGGCTAAATTTGTGACCTATATTTACCTTCTTTTTAAGTTTTCGGTTTTAGgtttggtttaggttttgggttgtagtggatttggggggggggaaaggggaaaatttaggttataagccaccattggagatggtcttacaaCCCCATCGATCAATCTGCTCTTGGAGAAGAATCAGCCGCCGTCGTCGTAGTCGTTGCCATGTTTATGTTCGACTGGTTCTACGACGTCCTTGCCTCCCTCAGGTTGTGGCAGAAGGAGGCCAATATTCTGTTTCTGGGCCTCGACAATGCCGACAAGATGACCCTCATCCACATGCTGAAGGACAAGGTttgactctctttctctccctccttgaATCAAATAATACTCGGAAGAGTTCGAGAAATGCAGAGGAGATGATGGCTGACGTCGCCCAAATGTTAGCCTTGCGTCACATGCCCTTTgggctctcgggctggcaacTCCTGCTGGGCTTCTCCCTCGAGCCCGCTCAGGCTCCATTGCCAGCACACGCTGGACCAAGTTGCTTGGGCTTTCTAGCCATGTTTGAGAGCCGCCGAGCTATTGCCCatggtggaactgctctaaaaGACCATAAACACCTGAAATTGATCATTGTGCTGTATAGTAATTAATCCAGAAACAGAGATAATCAACTTCGTTACGAGTTCAAATCATTGTAAATTAGCAAGTAATTATCACAAGATTTGCTTAACCGATCAACGTGCATGAGTCTCTGACTCTATGATAATTGAGTGGTGTGTATATAAACTAAATATTTCCGAGAAAAACTTGTGTCGGGTTTGACTTGCCATTggacgagaaatttttagttgtgacggaaatacaagtggtacaccacgtgttttaatatgagtgatgggaaattttattttttaagttattaacattttagcacacatatcccacaatttgtatagtgacacgtggtgtaccactccgTATACCGGTCACATTAAAAAATTCTTCCCACTAGACAATGATGAGTAGACTATTATCCAATATCGACTCAAAATGTGCCACTTAGTAAGCATTATCTACAATATTGATTAtagtttaatatttaatttttttttcataatatatttttctactaAATAATTAcacctctcattttttttttctcaattccTCCTCTCATTTTTCTTGTCAGATTTTCTTCCCAGCCGCGTATCGCCTCTTTTCTttgaaaaatctgaaaaaaaataagaacccACCTTCTCTCACTTTTCATATCATGGAAACTAGAAGCAACCGATTTTGTCTTGTGTTTTTTTCAATTAAGTACATAAAAAGTTAATATAGATAAAGTAAGGTGTGAATGATTGTCTTGTCTAAGGCTGACCGTACCTAGTGCTTTGCTTATTAGTCGTTTACATTTGCTTTGGAAAGCGGTTCGGAAGTAGCTCTTATAAAAGGGGCACTTTCTTTCATTCCTTAAGGTTATCCTAATACACAAATCTTTTTTTATAAATGAACTGTTGATAATTATAGCAAAAAATACGGGGTGTTTATGCGACTGGTGTCCTTCTTTTGATCCTACGGAAAGAGAGAAGCTCCTCAAAAAACTACTGAATAGTAGGGGAAGGGGGATTTTATCATATGAACTTGGCTTGATTAACACACGAATCTCTAATATCCAACAAAGATGACACAAATTGAATCTACCATTTTCAAACAGTAATTTTCTCATAATTTGCTGTACAGAAATTCCTACATGATTCTATTGGTTCATTCAAAATGTATGTAGGCGATGATTTTATAGGGTGGTTGATTTTCTCAATCACAACACGGTTGATAGTTTCTTTGGTTCtaaagtgaaatatttttttctctcgTATTGATGCATATATTTCTAAAGAAATGCAAGGAAAGTAGTGGGGCAAATTGAGaaggaaatgaaaattatataaaatatggtaaaaattatatttaaaccTTACCACGTGGCAAGTTTTGAATGAATTGTAATGCCACTCAACATCGTTCAATGGCATACCAAGCTctacacaagtttttcttttcCCCATCCAAAATCAAATGTTATTTAGCACCTAGCAGTCAAACATTCAAGTTGCAATATAAAAACACGACGGAAAATATGTATATGGTTTAATTTTAACTATTCCCATATACTCACACTTAACCCTTTAATACTTTATTTTGTCTCAAATTATGTATGTACTCATCCTGTGTgtcttatatattttattttatcaattgAGTTGAAGAATACATTAGGTTCAGTCGTGGTAGGAGTTTTTGGTTTCATAGCCAATTTTTACATTTGAGATctgaaacaacaaaaatcacaaTGGCACGAAAAACTAGAAAACCTCGCCAATAGGGTGAAACCAAATATTGAAGagagtttgacaaaaaaaaaaaaatattgaagagaGAATTATTGAATCAAATACAAGATTCATCGTATAAATGTCCTAAGAAAGCTAAGCCATCATCAACTATATTTACTTTCTGAAAAATATGCCGGATAAATAATGATGATATGATCCATTCAATACCAAATATCTTTGATGATTGATCGAAGCTTGTATATATGTTGAAGgtaataaattattttacaaTAATAAAAAGCAAAGCTTATGAATGATGCCAACATGGGAAGAAAATAATCATCTATCAAGAACTCATTGATCCATAACTGCATGCAACACACTTGGGTTATGTCGACTGCTACAAACGGTTAACTGGTCTTAAAAGGACCAcgtgaaaattattgaaaaagctGCGGAGATATGAACAGATAAAAAGTCTAAGGTTGGTTGAaagttggaaggtactctaagcTAACACACAAGTGCCCGACAATTTCAAAACCGTGTTGTGCCTTCCTGATCATATCATGCGCGTGTAAGCTGTGGCTTTCTTGAAATCTCGATCAGTCAACATTGAAAAACAAGACCAAACCAAACCTAATTAAGCAGCTTTATACAAAAGTTTAAAACCGGCTACTCTACCTTCTATAGTAATTCTTTGGTATATTTATAATATAGTTATGTGACGTTGTTATTTcacttaatttttattttataatttttattaatacaCTTTAGCAATAAAATATGTTTATGTTGTGTAATTTTATTACAACACGTAAAATAATAAATCACGCAACTTGTATTTCATGTAGccataaaaatttctccatattTACAACTAGTTACAAGGAAGGAGTGCTAAACATGCcgacttatatatatatatatatatatatatcttatcTAGCAAAGTCGGAGCCTTGACCTTGACCATAAGAATTTCAAGACCGACATGGCAACATGGCTTTTATAGCGTTTTCCTGCTTACTCCTTCATCCCCATCTGTCTATATAAAATATCAATTTCTAGACAGATAAATCATGAAGTGACAAATGTTAAGAAAATACCTTGAatgtcttctctctctcttcttgctATTTCCTCCCTCTTTCATTTCCTGCAGCATATTCTTATTGATAGTACTGTCTTTGCCCTCCTTATGGTATCAGCTATATATATGCATTGCACAGCGCCTGAGTCCTGAAAATTCAGAAAGATTATTTGCTTCTACTAATTCCAAGCCTTTTGATCTTCATCAACAATGGACTCAACGTGGGTGAACACTTCTCTCGGCCTTAATCTTGTTCCGTTCTGCAGTGCCGATGATCATCAAGCTCCTGCCACTGTAAGTAGTATTATGAATTCAAGCTTTTTGTTGTcgttgttgttgctgttgttaATATCATTCTTTGATGCCTTGCTCTGGGTTTGATGCCTTGTTTCTGGATGCCTTGTTTCtgttgttaatatcattttttgcACATCCCTTTACTTTACCTTATGCATAACCCGCTTAATTTTGGCCATTAATTTcgctttaattaatttgttcaatccaataattagaaaaaaagAGAGTGAGGGAGGTGAGAAAACGTGTGCAGAAATCATTTTCCTAATACCATTTATCACCATTAATTAATGACGAAACTAATTAAATTGGTCTTCTAAATTTGATGTTGTAGCAGGTAGCTAGTCATCATGACGTGTTGGCTGAAGAGTTGAATAGGATAAGTGTGGAGAACAAGAAGCTGACTGAGATGCTAACTGCCCTCTGCGAGAATTACAACACCTTGCAATCCCATGTGAGAGAATTGATGATCACCAAGCAGCAGCAAAACAACTCATCTGATATTTATAGGAAGCGAAAGGCAGGCAGTGAAGACTACAACAACGTGATTGGATTAATTAGTCCCGGGACTAATACTGACACCAGCTCCTTCAGTGATGATCAAGAGTACTCATGCAAGAAGCCAAGGGAGCACGCCAACTTAAAGATTTCTAGGGTTTATGTTCGCACCGATGCATCCGATACACGCCTGGTAATTAAGTCCTATTTATCAAATTAACCCTATCCCACTGCTCCACTGCATCACTTGAGATTTCTAGGgttatttttcttcatatacTATGGACTtccattaaaaatttatttgattttgatttaatGCAGATTGTGAAGGATGGATACCAATGGAGAAAATATGGTCAGAAGGTCACAAGAGATAACCCGTCACCTAGGGCTTACTACAAGTGTTCCTTTGCCCCAAGTTGCCCAGTTAAAAAGAAGGTATCTACTAGAGATCATAGTTTTAGTTCAAAACATGAGATTATATACTGATATTCTTACTAAAATCTCAGGTGCAAAAAAGTGCTGAAAATCCATGCGTACTGGTAGCTACATATGAAGGTGAACACAACCACATGCACCCTGAAAGCCGAGCTGAAGTTACACTGATAGCCCCAGTATCTCCAAACCAGAATCAGCCTCCAATTTCCGTTTCACCATCCATGGCAAAGAGATCTGCACCTCCAACTTTTTCATGTGACATTAACCAGATAAGTCCCAATACTACTATGTGCCCCCAAGAAACTGAAGCTGCGGCGTTCCAACAGtttttggtacaacaaatggcTTCTTCCTTGACCCAAGATCCCAATTTCACATCTGCTCTTGCTGCTGCCATTTCAGGAAGAATTTCAGACCACTCATGATCCGAAAATGGTGAAAAGtgaaaaaccctaattagaGTTACCTTGTTAtcacttagagagagagagagagtgagagtgagagagtcaTGTGGTTTCCCCCCTTCTATTTATTATTTACATCACATATTATTTGAGAGTGAGAGTAAGGATGTAAATAGTTACCAATTATTCACTCACATGTATGTGATTAGTATGAGAATCCGAAGAGTCGTCACATATCAAAAAGTTAATGAATCTTGCATAAACTTATGATCTAGTTCCAAttggttttgaagttgaagGCGTGTGAGGATTTGAAGAGTTGTTCTTAAAGTTAATGCACCTAGCAGGGGCAACTACCCACATACGACAAATTGGTTTTCGAAAACCTCAACTTCCTTCAGTGCTCTAAAAATGTATTGTTCATCACATATGGATAAAGTTAACTTCCAGATAAGCTGGATCTAGACTTTTATTGAAGCACACTTGTACTAAGTAGTGTATGGATTCTTTACACATATTGAATTGGAATTGCAAACTattgaactaaacatggtaaataccaataatatatgataatatttgggaatttcttatatatttattaatctccaaagtggagtatatataggagttacaattggtattacatatgtacttcaccaatgtgggacaataaactactatttacattttaactaatgtataactcgcaacactccccctcaagttggtgcaaagatgtcatgcatgcccaacttgtcaagcgagtCGGAAAACGCACTATTAGACACAGCCTTAGTAAGAGCATCAGCCAGTTGATCTTCAGATCTCACAaacggaaacataataattccagcatccaatttttccttaatgaaatgtcgatcaatctccacatgttttgttcgatcatgttgcactggattctgagcaatctcaatagcagccttgttatcacaatgaagtttcatagcacctttgtgtttaaacccaagatctctcaacaatttttccaaccacaacaactcacatacaccatgagacataccacgaaactcagcttctgcacttgacctagccaccactttttgtttcttgcttctccaagtaactaaattaccacccacaaacataaagtatccagatgtagatcgtcgatcagtgatagaaccagcccaatctgcatctgtgtacccttcgacattcaaatgatcattcttggagaaaaccaggcctctgccaggagccatcttcaagtacctcaaaatacgagttactgcatccatatgagtttcactaggtgagtgcataaattgacttaccacactaactgcataagcaatgtcagggcgagtgtgagacaaataaattaatctccccacaagcctctgataccgttccttatgagttggaacttgatctggaaataagcccagacgatgattctgctcaatcggagtatcaacaggtttgcaatctaacatacctgtttcagctaacaaatcaagaacatacttcATTTGAGAtagaaaaataccatgcttggatcgtgcaacctcgattccaagaaaatacttcaattcacccaaatctttcatctcaaactcagtagctaggtacttttgaaggTGATGTATCTCCTTTTGATCAtcaccagtcactatcatgtcatcaacataaataatcaatgcagttagcttaccattttgtcgctttagaaacaaagtatgatctgaatgactctggatatacccaaacttcttcattgaa
Above is a window of Malus sylvestris chromosome 15, drMalSylv7.2, whole genome shotgun sequence DNA encoding:
- the LOC126605654 gene encoding probable WRKY transcription factor 40 isoform X1 — translated: MDSTWVNTSLGLNLVPFCSADDHQAPATQVASHHDVLAEELNRISVENKKLTEMLTALCENYNTLQSHVRELMITKQQQNNSSDIYRKRKAGSEDYNNVIGLISPGTNTDTSSFSDDQEYSCKKPREHANLKISRVYVRTDASDTRLIVKDGYQWRKYGQKVTRDNPSPRAYYKCSFAPSCPVKKKVQKSAENPCVLVATYEGEHNHMHPESRAEVTLIAPVSPNQNQPPISVSPSMAKRSAPPTFSCDINQISPNTTMCPQETEAAAFQQFLVQQMASSLTQDPNFTSALAAAISGRISDHS
- the LOC126605654 gene encoding probable WRKY transcription factor 40 isoform X2 → MDSTWVNTSLGLNLVPFCSADDHQAPATVASHHDVLAEELNRISVENKKLTEMLTALCENYNTLQSHVRELMITKQQQNNSSDIYRKRKAGSEDYNNVIGLISPGTNTDTSSFSDDQEYSCKKPREHANLKISRVYVRTDASDTRLIVKDGYQWRKYGQKVTRDNPSPRAYYKCSFAPSCPVKKKVQKSAENPCVLVATYEGEHNHMHPESRAEVTLIAPVSPNQNQPPISVSPSMAKRSAPPTFSCDINQISPNTTMCPQETEAAAFQQFLVQQMASSLTQDPNFTSALAAAISGRISDHS